From the genome of Nitrospirota bacterium, one region includes:
- a CDS encoding methyltransferase — protein MTANNFRVFELLKTKKTAAEVASALRTDQRATAILLDALTSLGLLRKARGAYTNAPVANEYLVSGKPGYQGDIIRHEDNLWDNWSGLDEVMTTGLPSRRRFEHGHFIKGMQNISVFKTKEVMEALDLAGVKTALDLGGGPGIYAVALAKRGLDVTLFDRPETMRIARQNARQAGVKVKLRKGDFMADPLGKGFDLVFISQIFHAFADEENREIVQRCRAALNPGGRMAVQEFPVSDDRTSPPEGALFAVNMLVNTHGGRTYPAKEIMGWLRESGFVKLSQKRLSDSVLIQGSLKT, from the coding sequence CTGACCGCCAACAATTTCAGGGTCTTCGAGCTGTTGAAGACGAAAAAGACCGCGGCCGAGGTCGCCTCGGCCCTGAGGACGGACCAGAGGGCCACAGCCATACTCCTTGACGCCCTCACCTCCCTGGGGCTTCTCCGCAAGGCCCGGGGCGCCTACACCAACGCGCCGGTGGCCAACGAGTACCTGGTCTCGGGTAAGCCCGGCTACCAGGGCGACATCATCCGGCACGAGGACAACCTCTGGGACAACTGGTCCGGCCTGGACGAGGTCATGACCACGGGGCTGCCCTCCAGAAGAAGGTTTGAGCACGGCCACTTCATAAAGGGCATGCAGAACATTTCGGTCTTCAAGACCAAGGAGGTCATGGAAGCCCTGGACCTCGCCGGGGTCAAGACGGCCCTGGACCTGGGGGGCGGACCCGGCATCTACGCGGTGGCCCTGGCCAAGCGGGGCCTGGACGTCACCCTCTTCGACCGCCCCGAGACCATGCGCATCGCCCGGCAGAACGCCCGGCAGGCCGGCGTGAAGGTCAAGCTCCGGAAGGGGGACTTCATGGCCGACCCCCTGGGGAAGGGTTTCGACTTGGTCTTCATAAGCCAGATATTCCATGCCTTCGCCGATGAGGAGAACCGGGAGATAGTGCAGAGATGCCGGGCCGCCCTGAACCCCGGGGGCAGGATGGCCGTGCAGGAGTTCCCCGTATCCGACGACAGGACCAGCCCGCCCGAAGGCGCCCTGTTCGCCGTCAACATGCTGGTCAACACCCACGGGGGCAGGACCTATCCCGCCAAGGAAATCATGGGCTGGCTCCGCGAGAGCGGGTTCGTCAAGCTCTCCCAGAAACGCCTGAGCGACTCGGTCCTCATCCAGGGAAGCCTCAAGACGTGA
- a CDS encoding DUF167 domain-containing protein, protein MSVPYRKSKDGITLEVRVQPRSSRAGIEGVEGRVLRVRLTAPPHGGEANAQLLRVLARELGLRKSSLSIIKGQASRNKVVEARGVQGLPERP, encoded by the coding sequence GTGAGCGTGCCGTACCGGAAAAGCAAGGACGGCATCACCCTAGAGGTCCGGGTACAGCCCCGCTCGTCCCGCGCCGGCATAGAAGGTGTGGAGGGCCGGGTCCTCAGGGTCAGGCTCACCGCCCCTCCCCACGGGGGCGAGGCCAACGCCCAGCTCCTCAGGGTCCTGGCCCGGGAGCTCGGCCTGCGCAAAAGCAGCCTCTCCATCATCAAGGGGCAGGCCTCCCGGAACAAGGTCGTGGAGGCCCGGGGGGTCCAGGGCCTCCCGGAGCGGCCCTGA
- a CDS encoding homocitrate synthase: MSAVYLIDVTNRDGVQTSRILLSKLSKTMLNMYLDKMGVFQSEIGFPTIRHEVNYINANLELARMGAIQNLRLEGWCRAIPEDVELAFRNCPDIKHLNISISTSEIMIKGKFQGKKTWDDILASSVAAVRRARELGAQSVGLNAEDGSRTELERLVEFTLAGKEAGADRMRYCDTLGADDPITIYRRIAELSRRTKFPVEMHTHNDLGMAEAVAVSGAQAAMEAGMDTYINTTINGYGERCGNCDLVSTILALRFSHGWTEKVHLMEGIDLTMAWKMGRYAAHAFGQPIPINQPGIGSNAFAHESGIHADGALKDRRNYELYDPEDVGRGEPELVQTGRVITTGEYGGIRGFRHVFDNLGIHFDTDQEARKILEMVQYANLHTQHALTDDELRFLASYPEQARKMMTVDP; encoded by the coding sequence ATGAGCGCCGTATATCTCATAGACGTCACGAACCGCGACGGGGTGCAGACCTCCAGGATACTCCTCTCGAAGTTGAGCAAGACGATGCTCAACATGTACCTGGACAAGATGGGGGTCTTTCAGAGCGAAATCGGGTTCCCCACCATCCGGCACGAGGTCAACTACATAAACGCCAACCTCGAGCTGGCCAGGATGGGGGCCATCCAGAACCTCCGCCTGGAGGGCTGGTGCCGGGCCATCCCCGAGGACGTGGAGCTGGCCTTCCGAAATTGCCCCGACATCAAGCACCTGAACATTTCCATCTCCACCTCCGAGATAATGATCAAGGGCAAGTTCCAGGGGAAGAAGACCTGGGACGACATCCTGGCCTCGTCGGTGGCCGCGGTGCGCCGGGCCCGGGAGCTGGGGGCCCAGAGCGTGGGGCTGAACGCCGAGGACGGCTCCCGCACCGAGCTGGAGCGCCTGGTGGAGTTCACCCTGGCGGGCAAGGAAGCCGGGGCTGACCGCATGCGCTACTGCGACACCCTGGGGGCGGACGACCCCATCACCATTTACCGGCGCATCGCCGAGCTGTCCCGGAGGACGAAGTTCCCCGTGGAGATGCACACCCACAACGACCTGGGCATGGCCGAGGCCGTGGCCGTCAGCGGCGCGCAGGCGGCCATGGAAGCCGGCATGGACACCTACATAAACACCACCATAAACGGCTACGGCGAGCGCTGCGGCAACTGCGACCTCGTCTCCACCATCCTCGCCCTGAGGTTCTCCCACGGCTGGACGGAGAAGGTCCACCTCATGGAGGGCATCGACCTGACCATGGCCTGGAAGATGGGCAGGTACGCCGCCCACGCCTTCGGGCAGCCCATCCCCATCAACCAGCCCGGCATCGGCTCCAACGCCTTCGCCCACGAGTCCGGCATCCACGCCGACGGAGCCCTGAAGGACCGGAGAAACTACGAGCTCTACGACCCCGAGGACGTGGGCCGCGGAGAGCCGGAGCTGGTGCAGACCGGGCGGGTGATAACGACCGGGGAGTACGGGGGCATCAGGGGCTTCCGGCACGTCTTTGACAACCTGGGCATCCACTTCGACACCGACCAGGAGGCCAGAAAGATACTGGAGATGGTCCAGTACGCCAACCTCCACACCCAGCACGCCCTGACCGACGACGAGCTGCGCTTCCTGGCCAGCTACCCCGAGCAGGCCCGCAAGATGATGACGGTGGACCCGTGA
- a CDS encoding isocitrate/isopropylmalate dehydrogenase family protein: MSHPVTLIPGDGVGPEIAEATRRVLDATGVGLEWEVQEAGEEVYQREGTPLPDRVIESIRRNRVAIKGPVTTPVGKGFRSVNVTLRQTLDLYACLRPCKSFKGARTRYEDLDLVIVRENTEDLYAGIEFEKGTREALGLIDYVKSASGRDIRPDSGISIKPISVEGTRRIVRFAFEYARREGRKKVTSVHKANIMKFSDGLFLEVSRQVADAYPDIEFEDRIIDNMCMQLVQKPELYDVLVLPNLYGDIVSDLAAGLVGGLGLAPGANIGDETAVFEPTHGSAPKYRGLNKMNPFAMMLSGVMMLRHLGEPDAARKMEDAIGAVIEEGKDVTYDMKPHRDDPTAATTSRVAEAVIEKMGR, translated from the coding sequence GTGAGCCACCCCGTCACCCTCATCCCCGGCGACGGCGTGGGGCCGGAGATAGCGGAGGCCACCCGCCGGGTGCTGGACGCCACGGGGGTGGGCCTTGAGTGGGAGGTCCAGGAAGCCGGCGAGGAGGTCTACCAGAGGGAGGGCACCCCGCTTCCGGACCGGGTCATCGAGTCCATAAGGCGCAACCGCGTCGCCATCAAGGGCCCCGTCACCACGCCCGTGGGCAAGGGCTTCAGGAGCGTGAACGTCACCCTGAGGCAGACGCTGGACCTCTATGCGTGCCTGAGGCCGTGCAAGTCCTTCAAGGGGGCCCGCACCCGCTACGAGGACCTGGACCTGGTCATCGTCCGGGAGAACACCGAGGACCTGTACGCCGGGATAGAGTTCGAGAAGGGCACCCGCGAGGCCCTTGGCCTCATCGACTACGTCAAGAGCGCCTCGGGCCGGGATATCCGTCCCGACTCGGGCATCAGCATCAAGCCCATCAGCGTGGAGGGGACCCGGCGCATCGTGCGGTTCGCCTTCGAGTACGCCCGCAGAGAGGGCAGGAAAAAGGTGACCTCCGTGCACAAGGCCAACATCATGAAGTTCTCCGACGGCCTCTTCCTGGAGGTCTCCCGCCAGGTGGCCGACGCGTACCCGGACATAGAGTTCGAGGACCGCATCATCGACAACATGTGCATGCAACTCGTGCAGAAGCCCGAGCTGTACGACGTCCTGGTCCTGCCCAACCTCTACGGCGACATCGTCTCGGACCTGGCCGCCGGCCTGGTGGGCGGCCTGGGCCTGGCCCCGGGGGCCAATATCGGCGACGAGACGGCGGTCTTCGAGCCCACCCACGGCAGCGCCCCCAAGTACCGAGGGTTGAATAAAATGAACCCGTTTGCTATGATGCTCTCAGGTGTGATGATGCTCCGCCACCTGGGGGAGCCGGACGCCGCCCGGAAAATGGAAGACGCCATCGGAGCCGTTATCGAAGAAGGCAAGGACGTAACCTACGACATGAAGCCTCACCGGGACGACCCCACCGCCGCGACCACCTCGAGGGTGGCCGAAGCGGTCATCGAGAAAATGGGTCGCTGA